The DNA window TACTGCGAATCGCAGGTGAGTCGCACCAACAAAGGTGTTTACCATTGGCCGCGCACCATGCGTGGCGAGACGGTGCAACAGGCGTGTGTGGAGCAGCCCAGCGATGtggcgcagcaacagcagcgcaaggCAACCCATGACTGCGGCAGCGATGGACAGTGGCAGCAATTGAACACCGAGagctgtgtgtatgtgagtgaAACGACGCGCATCTTTGAGCAGTTTGCCAAAGTGAATTTGACGCTGACAAAAGGACAGAACGCTCTGGAAATAGCGCGACGCTTGCACAATTTTACGCAAATACAAACGCAGCTGCATAAGATAAAGGATGCCATGGACTTGGAGTACATAGCGCGCACTCTACTGAAGTATACAAAGCAGCTAGACCTGGGCACAGCGGCGCCTGCGACGGCTACGGCGACAgacacagcacagcagcaggagTTAGCCTATATATTAATGGATATAGTAGCGCAGTTGCTAAACCTACCGCTGAGTCTTTTTGAGGCAGCGCAGCGTGCACAGCAGACAGGCCACAAACTGTTGCACATAGTCGAGCAAACCGCTTTGagtttgagcagcagccaaagcgcaaATATATACAGCGCCCGCTTTGATATGCAGCTGCCGGAGTTCGCCAGCTTGAGCTGCATTTGGCTTGCCACACGTGGACTGCaatgcagcagcgccaacgaGAGTGTGCCCATGTATGAGCTGGGCCAGCTCGATGCGGCCATACAGCTgccacaacagctgctgctagcCAATGCCAGCGAATCGGCCaacatgctgcagctgctggtaaTGTTGCAAAAGCAAGGCAAGCTGATGCCACAGCTAGCAAATGCCAGCGAACTGTTGAGCTCGCACATAATCAGCGCTCATCTATAcgagcaggcgcagcagctgcagctggagttgACGCCCGCGTCCAGAGTCAATCTTATGCTCAAAGCATATCCTTATCATCATGCTGCCAGCGCACCGCGTCCTGCCTGCTGGCATGTGGCTACAAGTAGCTGGCGCACTGATCTCTGCCAGCTGCACTATCAACAAGGCAACTTGGTTTActtcagctgcaactgcttggGCTACTACGGTTTGTTGCAACAACGTGCGTACCTAAATGACTTTGCCAGCGAGCTGGCCGGCGCCAGGTTCAAGCAGCCACACTATGCGCTCTACATAAGCTGTGCGGTATTGTTCGTCTGCGCCTGGTTCAACATTGTTACCTATAGCATATTCTATAGTCACATACGCATAAATCGCGTGCAGCGTCATGCTTTGATCAACAGCTGGCTAGCCTTGGCTACCTTGAGTCTGAGCTTCTGCTTGGGCATTTATCAAACTGCAAACTTGGCGCATTGTCGCCTCATTGGCTTACTGCTCCATTATCTGAgcttgtgtgtgctgctttgGCTGACGGTTTCGCTCAGCAGCATGTACAAGCGTTTGACCAAGGCCAGCGCCTTGCCAGCGGCTACGCCACAGGAGCCGAAGCAGCAAAAGCCTATACTGGGCATTTATCTCGTAGGCTGGGGCATTGCGCTGCTCATTTGTGGCATCAGCAGCGCTGTCAACTTGCATGACTATGCTGCCtacagtttttgctttttgcacagCAGCATTAGCTTGAATGCGCTTATTGTGCCAGCCTTGATCTTAATcatatttagctgcattttaGCGCTTTGCATTTACTATCAGCTCAGCCAGCAGGCGGTCTACatattgcaacagcagcagcagcaacgtttgtATGCCGACAACAATACGCAAGCGACCGAACACATTGACTTGGATTGGTTGGATGCCAGTGGACAAACGCACAAGCAACTGCAGGAGCAGCAAAGTAATTTGAGTCATGCCCTCAGCAGCATAGTGGATGACTTTGAGCGCTCCAATATGTCCCAGCTGCGTGCGCAGCTCTTTTACCTGGCGCTCTTTGTGGCCGCGTggtgcagcgctgcttgcttcATCTATACACAGCAGCCGCTTTATCTAACGCTCTTcagctgctgtgctgtgctctTGGCGCTGTTTCTGCTGCTCTACTTCAATTTGACGCGTCAGGATGCACGCTCAGTCTGGTCGCAATCGTCGtcccagcaccagcagcagcagcagcaacattcacAGCGGCTGCTGGCCTTGAGCTACAACAATACAACAGCTAACAGCGgtggcgtcgctgctttgctgaGCAACTCCTATAAGCCGCCCTCGGCTGGCTCGGCGCGTTCCCAGAGCCAATGCTCAcataagcagcgcagcaacagcgcacGCAGCATGCGCAGTCAGCCCACGCTGGAGCTCATCAACAACAATCCGGCGCAGAGCTTGCCCAGCGTGCATGCGGACTGCATACCCAGTGCTGATCTATTCTACAATCCCAATCAAATCAATGTAGCGCGCAAATTCTTCAAGAAACAAAAGCGCCTGGCCAAGCGCAACAACTTTGAGCTGCAGCGCCAGACCTTgccacaccagcagcagctacagcagcagcagcagatctATAGCGATGCCAGCTCGGAGCAACTCTATGCGCGACATCACAATGCCATGACGCTGCTGGCAGGCGGCTCCAAAGTAAACAACATCAATTTGCATTACAAGCCAACGAATGGCAACAATATTGCCACACCTGCGGCCAGTTGGAGCAAACGCAAGCTGttgcaagcaaatatatatacgaatATACCTGAAACATTGACGCCGCAGCATGAGATAATAAAATTACGCACGCCGTCGCTTTTAAATCAAACGCTGCTCGAGGAGGAAGCGGAGCAGGCGCCTGTGCCCATGGCTGCATCTgcggtggcggcagcggcggcggcggcggcagacACTGCTGCTGAGGAGGATGAAGAAGACTACGCCAGCTCTTTGGATGAACACGCGCCGCTTTATGCCAACACCTTGCCGCCCAGCTCGACGCCGCTGCAACAGGCCAAGCCACCCAGCCTGGAAGCTATGAATGCATTGGGCTTGCCCACGCTGCTGAAGAATGAAATCTATGTGTCCAACTCGCTGCAAGTGACCAACAGCATACGCTTGGATTTCGATTTTCCCAGCGTTCTCATTCgctgcagtcagcagcagcaatcgaaGTCGTTGAACAATATTGCAGatataagcagcgctgctgcggcgaatgctgccaacagcagctgcggcagcggcgcgCTAACAGCAGCGTTGCTttatagctgcagcagcgacaatttaacacaactgcagctgcagcagcaacagcagctaaaggAGCAGCCCTTAGCTGCCGTTGCGGCCGCAGCACAGCTGCCTGTTGAACGCTTCTCGCCCACCAACGAAAGCGATCTCAATTACCAACACTCGGAGCTGAGCATACGGAGTCATGGTCTCTATGCGCCACAAGCCGACAACGATTTGAATCTCACTTTAACTGATGACTTCCGTTGCTATCAATCCTCGAATGCCAGCGAAGCGGATGTCGATGTTTTGAATGAATTCGATGATGAGTTTGTTGCCTGCTCACCTATTGCAACAGCAGAGCACCAACTACAAGCTGCAAGTCCACAAcatcagcaccagcagcagcagcaacaacaacaagagctaaCAAGTGTTATGCATAACTCCATAGATGCGCTTTATGAGGCCATCAAGTGTCGCAGTCCGCTGAAACGCAACAAATCGAAATCACAGCAGTTGAATGACACCATGGAGGAGGATAGCAGTCAGAGCAGCGTCATCTCTTACATCGATCCGCGTgcccatcatcatcataacGATGACAACAACGTGCACAGCCATAGTCCTACCAACAATTATCCTAGTTAGCCCTTAAGTCAAGCAGCtagcattttgtatatttaagttttatccatgtctatatttataaatagtcAGCGTAACTATTGTACACTTAGCTTAAGACAAAACTCTACCcctttttaaacatttaagccaactatttacaaacaaaaacatatttttttgattttgttgtctGCTTCCAAGTATTGTAATCcatgtaatttgtttatatgtatgtttaaacAGTTGACTTTTCTATGAAAAAATAGATAATAGagactttattttaatatatatagaattaatttatatatattatattatataaactaaGAATAGACTGCAACTTGAACTAAAAACAGAGTAttcaaacaatattaatttttattttatttttaatatttacaaccCACCAACCATTAAGATTAGAACTAATTCTCAGCTTCCTAAAACTACTAAGCAAaccttttgctttaatttaaattgtaaacaatataaaatgtagACTAAAATAAAGCTGCATTCATTTGTAAAACATTGTTCAAAAATGTATTGCTGacaactatttataaattgtaataattttataagcactggcaactatttattatagttGTGTGTATACAAGATTCCTTATAGGAAAAATGAGATTAACTACCATAAGCTAAAACtcaattcatttatataaattaaaatgcatttattttaaggtgttaataaattataaattatacgtGTAACAAAACAtgattttcgatttttatataaacccACCCagttaaaagcaatttttcttttagcaaGCGCTTTGTAAagatattacaaataaatgtatgtttatttataaagtttgaACACATTCAATAGCTACTTGGTAAAGTAGTGATAGTTACACATCTATATGGTAATGGGAACAATTCGTTCggttattttatatttagtctAGTTTAGCAGTTTAATACGAATTTATGTGTATGggttttgttctttttttatatgtataaatattttaacattatCACTTAGGgtatataacaaataacttgtgttaaaaaattgattttgtataCGTAggctacaaataatttgtttatattttagttttgttgaTATTGCTGAATTGCATGGCAAACATGGACTataacaaaatgaattaatatataatattaatattagcGCATTGTgcgtgtttgttttgttgcgtacaaaataaataacattattttgcttaagccATATAGGTTAAGGTTCAAATGCTCCGTATAGATTTCCAGCGTCGCAGCAAAAGGCAGCCGGAGGATAAACCACTGGAATATTGGCTAAATTCGCTAATGTTTATATTACGTGTTGGAATGTCAATTTTCTCTTTTAAAGTCTGAAAAtagtaaaacaaatttaactatttatttatctataaaTAACTACTTATAAATTTACCTTGTAAGCTTCTGGAATTTCCATGGGTGATCTATGCACAATAGTGCCATTAATATATATCATATTGGCTGCGCTCTCCTCGGGCAGTGTTAACTTTTGATAGGTGAAACTAGCCTCACGCTCCATGCGTTTAACAATCTCCTGGCAACTGGGACTTGTGCTAACACAAAGCACATCCGGCCCGGCCATGGTAACATAGTATTTTAAGCGTTTGTTGCTATTCACCTGCACAAAAAGCGAATAAATAAGTTGCTTATCAGAAATTAGCTTCGGCCAACTCACTCTAATGGGTGTAACAGGATATTCGGGAAAGGCCATTGCCACAGCACGCGCGCCCTCCTCATTTGTAAAGCTAGAGATGCCAACAAAGAACTCGCGACCTTGAAAACCAACACGATAtcagcattaaaattcaaagtaaagtttgcaatttgcagcacCTGTGAACAGCACATCGCCACCATCGAGTAGTGCATGAGATTCTTCAATTTCTATGACTGGTATGTCCAGCTCCTTCTTGAGTATAATGGCCATGCTGTCGGCTTCACGTTGACGCTTAGGATTCTCGGAGCGTCCGATCAGGGCGACGCCGTTGCAAATGACAGCGCTGCTTTCCACAAAGACACCCTCAGGCAGTGCATCATCCGGTGGCAGCTCAATGACATCGAGTCCAATTTCCCGCAATAATGCACAGTAttgttcatgttgttgttttgccaATTGTACATCAAAGTTGCCCGACTCCAGCAAGGCACTTGAGATTCTACACGCAAATTAAACAGGGATAGCacataatgtgtgtgtgaaagaaaGAGatggcaataaatttgttttaataaaattaataataatacaatgaGCTAAATGgcatgaattaaatttttgcgcaTGCCATGGGGTCAATGCGTGGGTGTCTGAGTCTGTGTCAAACCCCCTACGCTAACCCCTCCCATTACTATTCTATTCGTTGCTTGAGCTCACTGTGTGTGCCCCACCCAAGTGCCCGCACGCATTGCTAGGCAACATGACCTAATTCCTGGGCAAGCTAACTAGCCCATCAATACAACCcctaaaacatattttaatattcacgcaactatgaatattttatattcagaCGCTTACCTGGCCACAATTGcgtgtgtatattttgttgacattttttttttctaattgtagttgttgttgctcacttTAAATTCACCGGTGATAAGCTGAAGCAcgacgctgctgctactacgacgacgacgacggcaaaacaacaaatgtgacagtttttgttttttttttttgctatattttggATTATTTGTTTACAGTCGTGCGACTTGAGCagaataaaatgttgctgtctctttttttgacttttttgtAAACAGTGTTGCTTAGTTGAGCATGAGTGCTGCCGTATTTTGGTATATTATAGCTAGAAACAGCTATTGCTGAGCTTTAAATATTGACTAGGGGGCACCACTGA is part of the Drosophila busckii strain San Diego stock center, stock number 13000-0081.31 chromosome X, ASM1175060v1, whole genome shotgun sequence genome and encodes:
- the LOC108606584 gene encoding adhesion G protein-coupled receptor A3, which gives rise to MSNKNMLWQRIVGVLLLPLLLLLLFYTPTNFVVQAACPKKCSCKNISENIEKLRVRCDEQQIINWQEFDFGDDVQNIISINASKNSIAHIDESHFKSFTELKRLDLSSNLLTELDKQTFGNSLLNVERLRLANNTISHIYEGAFEQMPKLKQLDLSSNPLACDCGLIWLIAWSNAHEVRLYPAPKCDSPINFRGMPLKKLKVGIDFRCESLLQPLLELVPKQNQIAFEGDELQLKCYAPRVAIGAPRESEDLPTRAYVFWGWSDKIRANNSTDDIIYRDPTKVFNDVQLETPRHSTDSGILNSILRIASLTQNHTGMWDCTLRSQQANLSQAMVLHVIAKGTLYCESQVSRTNKGVYHWPRTMRGETVQQACVEQPSDVAQQQQRKATHDCGSDGQWQQLNTESCVYVSETTRIFEQFAKVNLTLTKGQNALEIARRLHNFTQIQTQLHKIKDAMDLEYIARTLLKYTKQLDLGTAAPATATATDTAQQQELAYILMDIVAQLLNLPLSLFEAAQRAQQTGHKLLHIVEQTALSLSSSQSANIYSARFDMQLPEFASLSCIWLATRGLQCSSANESVPMYELGQLDAAIQLPQQLLLANASESANMLQLLVMLQKQGKLMPQLANASELLSSHIISAHLYEQAQQLQLELTPASRVNLMLKAYPYHHAASAPRPACWHVATSSWRTDLCQLHYQQGNLVYFSCNCLGYYGLLQQRAYLNDFASELAGARFKQPHYALYISCAVLFVCAWFNIVTYSIFYSHIRINRVQRHALINSWLALATLSLSFCLGIYQTANLAHCRLIGLLLHYLSLCVLLWLTVSLSSMYKRLTKASALPAATPQEPKQQKPILGIYLVGWGIALLICGISSAVNLHDYAAYSFCFLHSSISLNALIVPALILIIFSCILALCIYYQLSQQAVYILQQQQQQRLYADNNTQATEHIDLDWLDASGQTHKQLQEQQSNLSHALSSIVDDFERSNMSQLRAQLFYLALFVAAWCSAACFIYTQQPLYLTLFSCCAVLLALFLLLYFNLTRQDARSVWSQSSSQHQQQQQQHSQRLLALSYNNTTANSGGVAALLSNSYKPPSAGSARSQSQCSHKQRSNSARSMRSQPTLELINNNPAQSLPSVHADCIPSADLFYNPNQINVARKFFKKQKRLAKRNNFELQRQTLPHQQQLQQQQQIYSDASSEQLYARHHNAMTLLAGGSKVNNINLHYKPTNGNNIATPAASWSKRKLLQANIYTNIPETLTPQHEIIKLRTPSLLNQTLLEEEAEQAPVPMAASAVAAAAAAAADTAAEEDEEDYASSLDEHAPLYANTLPPSSTPLQQAKPPSLEAMNALGLPTLLKNEIYVSNSLQVTNSIRLDFDFPSVLIRCSQQQQSKSLNNIADISSAAAANAANSSCGSGALTAALLYSCSSDNLTQLQLQQQQQLKEQPLAAVAAAAQLPVERFSPTNESDLNYQHSELSIRSHGLYAPQADNDLNLTLTDDFRCYQSSNASEADVDVLNEFDDEFVACSPIATAEHQLQAASPQHQHQQQQQQQQELTSVMHNSIDALYEAIKCRSPLKRNKSKSQQLNDTMEEDSSQSSVISYIDPRAHHHHNDDNNVHSHSPTNNYPS
- the LOC108606587 gene encoding N(G),N(G)-dimethylarginine dimethylaminohydrolase 1, which produces MSTKYTHAIVARISSALLESGNFDVQLAKQQHEQYCALLREIGLDVIELPPDDALPEGVFVESSAVICNGVALIGRSENPKRQREADSMAIILKKELDIPVIEIEESHALLDGGDVLFTGREFFVGISSFTNEEGARAVAMAFPEYPVTPIRVNSNKRLKYYVTMAGPDVLCVSTSPSCQEIVKRMEREASFTYQKLTLPEESAANMIYINGTIVHRSPMEIPEAYKTLKEKIDIPTRNINISEFSQYSSGLSSGCLLLRRWKSIRSI